Proteins from a genomic interval of Malassezia vespertilionis chromosome 9, complete sequence:
- a CDS encoding uncharacterized protein (EggNog:ENOG503NU1Z; COG:S): MNTTSATHLFQSDTSLAVGRARAEKAARTAHGELYGHPIWLGSRGAPLQQTETVHAQETPVDTTQLAELAAGADGGKAKAITAHKCSITDPVLWTAESGHIARGISLESGLTLQQLRGHTGPVSALASVVLAHGRTLLFTGSWDKSIRIWAVGERGARRPAPLVILRDAAADFIKALHADAEHACLLSGASDKAVRIWDLRLLIQWASDKAPEEWAEVLSREKDAPVGCPVPTLAGVCREHLRPVVCITTLPPCPDAGFRSDAFYAFSADSMGRVLQSAIVFDDAAERSAHAAVLRELNGPETGVLDMVATWRVYGPEEDQWGADIWVSSSDESVRRFPLSEGAREKFVPGRVSHAGAQVGTAAPLMADALLSIPASASAILPLGVSDGEKDALITGDVQGELEVWCMEPVHKFAAHEGHWHEITHLDRWLRAEDKTLWIVSTSLDGTVRRWPLPRLLTTEAQRDTETRPAAVGVALTAEEEAELTELMDD; encoded by the coding sequence ATGAATACCACCAGTGCTACCCACCTGTTTCAGTCCGATACCTCGCTCGCCGTAggtcgcgctcgtgcagaaaaagcagcgcgcacagcacatGGCGAACTGTATGGCCATCCAATCTGGCTCGggagccgcggcgcgccgttgcAGCAAACCGAGACAGTCCACGCCCAGGAGACGCCGGTGGATACCACacagcttgccgagcttgccgcagGTGCCGACGGCGGAAAAGCAAAAGCGATTACTGCACACAAATGCTCGATTACTGATCCCGTTCTGTGGACCGCCGAGTCTGGGCATATCGCGCGAGGCATCAGCTTGGAGTCGGGGTTGACGTTGCAGCAATTGCGAGGGCATACCGGGCCCGTCTCTGCCCTGGCATCGGTCGTCCTTGCTCATGGGCGTACCCTCTTGTTTACCGGTTCCTGGGACAAGAGCATACGGATTTGGGCggtcggcgagcgcggcgcgcgacgccctGCGCCACTTGTTATTCTCCGCGATGCGGCGGCCGACTTTAtcaaggcgctgcacgccgacgCAGAGCATGCGTGCTTgctgagcggcgcgagcgacaAGGCAGTGCGTATTTGGGATCTGCGGCTTTTGATCCAGTGGGCTTCCGACAAGGCGCCGGAAGAATGGGCCGAAGTGCTCTCGCGGGAAAAGGACGCGCCTGTTGGATGCCCTGTGCCTACGCTTGCCGGCGTATGCCGCGAACATTTGCGCCCCGTAGTGTGTATCACAACTCTACCGCCATGCCCCGATGCAGGTTTCCGAAGCGATGCATTTTACGCATTCTCTGCAGACTCGATGgggcgcgtgctgcagtCTGCAATTGTGTTTGACGACGCGGCGGAGCGCtccgcacacgccgctgtGCTCCGCGAGTTAAACGGGCCAGAGACGGGGGTCTTGGATATGGTAGCTACTTGGCGTGTGTATGGGCCGGAAGAGGACCAGTGGGGTGCGGATATTTGGGTATCCTCTTCGGACGAGAGTGTGCGTCGCTTCCCGTTGTCGgagggcgcgcgcgaaaagtTTGTTCCTGGCCGTGTATCgcatgcaggcgcgcaagttggtacagcggcgccgctcatggccgacgcgctgctcagTATCCCagcctcggcctcggccATCTTGCCGCTGGGCGTAAGCGACGGGGAAAAAGATGCGCTTATCACGGGCGACGTGCAGGGCGAATTGGAGGTATGGTGTATGGAGCCTGTGCACAAATTTGCGGCACACGAGGGGCACTGGCACGAAATCACGCACTTGGATAGGTGGCTTCGTGCAGAAGACAAGACGCTGTGGATTGTGTCTACTTCTCTGGACGGgactgtgcggcgctggcccttgccgcgcctgcTGACGACGGAAGCGCAACGTGATACAGAGACGAGGCCTGCTGCGGTAGGGGTGGCGTTGACTGCCGAGGAGGAGGCCGAGTTGACCGAGCTTATGGACGACTAG
- the SEC23 gene encoding GTPase-activating protein S23 (COG:U; EggNog:ENOG503NU95), whose amino-acid sequence MNVDEVEDRDGVRLSWNVWPSTKLEATRTVVPIGALYTPLKERSDLPPVLYEPVSCKPPCRAVLNPYCQVDVRGKLWICPFCLSRNPFPPHYKDISNTNLPAELLPKYTTIEYTLSRMSQIPPIFLYVVDTCMDADDLKALTESLVVSLSLLPPHALVGLVTFGTVVQVHELGYELCPKSFVFRGSKDYSPKGIQDMLGLTPGSRPTPGTQGGPSQPKATGGQIGAARFLLPVSQCEYQLTTIIEQLQRDPWPVANDKRAQRCTGAALSVSVGLLESTFPNTGARVMLFCGGPCTEGPGQVVSTELRERIRSHHDIEKDNVRFFKRASRFYENLGRRAAHNGHTIDVFSGCLDQVGLLEMHSLSNVTNGNVLLVDSFQMGIFKQSFNKIFDKDEHGNLLMGFNATLDVQCTKELKVSGLIGHAISASKKSASVGETEIGIGGTSAWRIASLTPRTSQAIYFEVATPAGQPLQPGSRGLVQFVTHYQHASGQFRLRVTTIARNFADGESGQIALSFDQEAAAVLMARIAVFKAEIDDSPDVLRWLDRMLIRLCQKFAEYRKDDPTSFRLSENFNIYPQFMFHLRRSQFLQVFNNSPDETAYYRHILNSEDVNSSLIMIQPTLMSYGFEGPPQPVLLDSMSIRPDVILLLDTFFHLLIFHGETVAQWRKAGYQDQEGYENFREILDTPQVDAQDLLCERFPIPRYIVCDQNGSQARFLLSKLNPSTTHMTGGAYGNSNQGAAIFTDDVSLQVFMEHLKRLAVGANSG is encoded by the exons ATGA ACGTGGACGAGGTCGAAGACAGGGACGGCGTACGTCTCTCATGGAATGTCTGGCCCTCGACCAAGCTTGAGGCGACCCGCACGGTGGTGCCGATCGGGGCGCTCTACACACCGCTTAAAGAGCGCTCCGATTTGCCCCCGGTCTTGTACGAGCCTGTATCGTGCAAgccgccgtgccgcgcggtgctgaACCCATATTGCCAGGTCGACGTGCGCGGAAAGCTGTGGATCTGCCCGTTCTGCCTGTCGCGGAACCCATTCCCGCCGCACTACAAGGACATTAGCAACACCAACCTTCCTGCGGAGCTTTTGCCGAAATACACCACCATCGAGTACACGCTGAGCCGCATGTCGCAGATCCCGCCGATTTTCTTGTACGTCGTGGATACGTGCATGGATGCGGACGATCTGAAGGCGCTCACCGAGTCGCTCGTCGTGTCCCTCTCGCTCTtgccgccgcacgcgcttgttGGTCTTGTGACCTTTGGCACCGTGGTCCAAGTACACGAGCTGGGATACGAGTTGTGTCCAAAGAGTTTTGTGTTCCGTGGGTCCAAGGACTACTCGCCCAAAGGCATCCAGGACATGCTTGGCCTTACGCCCGGCTCGCGACCCACGCCCGGCACCCAGGGCGGCCCGAGCCAGCCCAAGGCGACCGGCGGACAGATtggtgccgcgcgcttccttTTGCCCGTGTCGCAGTGTGAGTACCAACTCACGACAATCATCGAACAACTTCAGCGGGACCCGTGGCCTGTAGCGAACGACaaacgtgcgcagcgctgcacgggCGCCGCACTTAGCGTCTCGGTCGGGCTCTTGGAAAGCACCTTCCCGAACACGGGCGCGCGTGTCATGCTCTTTTGTGGCGGCCCCTGCACGGAAGGCCCCGGTCAAGTTGTCTCGacggagctgcgcgagcggatcCGTTCGCACCACGACATTGAGAAGGACAATGTGCGCTTCTTTAAGCGTGCAAGCCGCTTCTATGAAAACCTcggccggcgcgcggcgcacaatgGGCATACGATCGACGTATTCTCTGGATGCCTGGACCAGGTGGGCCTGCTGGAGATGCACTCGCTGAGCAATGTCACCAACGGGAATGTGCTGCTTGTCGACTCGTTCCAGATGGGCATTTTCAAGCAGAGCTTCAACAAGATCTTTGACAAGGACGAGCATGGCAACTTGCTTATGGGCTTCAACGCTACGCTCGACGTGCAGTGCACCAAGGAGCTTAAAGTGTCTGGCCTTATTGGGCACGCCATCTCTGCGAGCAAAAAATCAGCGAGTGTGGGCGAGACAGAGATCGGTATTGGCGGCACGTCGGCGTGGCGCATTGCATCGCTTACGCCGCGCACCAGCCAGGCCATCTACTTTGAAGTGGCCACGCCTGCTGGCCAGCCGCTGCAGCCTGGCTCGCGCGGCCTGGTGCAGTTTGTGACACACTACCAACACGCTTCTGGCCAGTTCCGTCTGCGCGTCACGACCATTGCTCGCAACTTTGCGGACGGCGAGTCTGGTCAGATTGCCCTCTCGTTCGACCAGGAGGCAGCAGCTGTGCTgatggcgcgcattgctgtATTCAAGGCTGAGATCGATGACAGCCCCGATGTACTGCGCTGGCTGGACAGGATGCTCATCCGTCTCTGCCAAAAGTTTGCCGAGTACCGCAAGGACGATCCCACGAGTTTCCGGCTGAGCGAAAACTTCAACATTTACCCGCAGTTCATGTtccacttgcgccgctcgcaatTCTTGCAGGTGTTCAACAACTCGCCTGACGAGACGGCGTACTACCGCCATATCCTAAACTCGGAGGATGTGAACAGCTCATTGATCATGATCCAGCCGACACTCATGTCGTATGGCTTCGAAGGgccgccgcagcccgtGCTCTTGGATAGCATGTCGATTCGTCCCGACGTGATCCTGCTCCTCGACACCTTCTTCCACCTGCTCATCTTCCACGGCGAAACGGTTGCACAATGGCGCAAGGCTGGATACCAGGACCAGGAGGGGTACGAAAACTTCCGCGAGATCCTCGATACGCCCCAGGTAGATGCACAGGATCTGCTCTGCGAGCGTTTCCCGATTCCGCGCTACATTGTGTGCGACCAAAACGGGTCTCAGGCACGTTTCCTGCTCTCCAAGCTGAACCCATCGACAACGCACATGACGGGCGGTGCGTACGGCAATTCGAATCAAGGCGCTGCTATCTTTACCGACGATGTCAGCTTGCAAGTGTTTATGGAGCACCTTAAACGCCTTGCTGTGGGCGCAAACAGTGGATAG
- a CDS encoding uncharacterized protein (EggNog:ENOG503P2HD; MEROPS:MER0000597; COG:O; SECRETED:SignalP(1-24)): MAVHAGRIGIFSVQVMCLVHLVNQYMFEVRVCKGASMLPTLSPQGDLVLHMRSPFLRLLALTPLASSDLKERFSTKLLPRKMDSSAGTGLRMGDIVVALSPTDPSRTVCKRILGMPGDTVLVDPRQGHTDDDDLAFAASAIPELLQAPLARIHSAKMVTIPPGHVWLAGDNLANSTDSRQYGPVPIALVKGRVLAQIYPRPKWLPNTLHIL; encoded by the coding sequence atgGCCGTGCATGCCGGCCGCATCGGCATCTTTTCGGTGCAGGTCATGTGTCTGGTCCATTTGGTGAACCAGTACATGTTCGAGGTACGCGTTTGCAAAGGCGCGTCGATGCTGCCGACACTATCCCCGCAAGGCGACTTGGTCCTGCATATGCGCTCCCCATTCCTCCGTCTGCTTGCATTGACGCCGCTCGCAAGCTCAGATCTCAAGGAGCGGTTTTCAACCAAACTCCTGCCCCGAAAAATGGACAGCAGCGCGGGTACGGGCCTAAGAATGGGCGATATTGTAGTCGCTCTGTCGCCGACCGATCCATCGCGCACCGtatgcaagcgcatccttgGAATGCCCGGAGATACGGTTCTTGTAGACCCCAGGCAAGGACATACCGATGACGATGATTTGGCTTTTGCCGCGTCTGCCATCCCCGAACTGCTTCAAGCGCCGTTGGCACGGATACACAGTGCCAAGATGGTAACCATCCCGCCAGGGCATGTATGGCTCGCGGGGGACAACCTTGCCAACAGTACCGACAGTCGGCAATATGGCCCGGTACCCATCGCGCTTGTCAAAGGGCGCGTTTTGGCGCAAATATACCCCAGGCCCAAGTGGCTCCCCAATACACTGCATATCCTATAG
- the AUR1 gene encoding Phosphatidylinositol:ceramide phosphoinositol transferase (IPC synthase) (EggNog:ENOG503NUF8; TransMembrane:8 (i7-24o36-65i77-93o113-134i141-160o208-231i238-258o264-285i); COG:S) produces the protein MSRVERLKYGAMLVIATFAIVIVEDPPFPYKLLVPLLYSAALLIPITSQFILPASPILLWLVLYYSCRFIPESTRPHIWVSVLPTLETIWYGANISDILTRFGHPLLDVLAWIPYGVVHFIAPFVVASFIFVFAPQGSVKMFANAFGFTNLVGVLIQIAFPCAPPWYELREGLTAANYGMRGSPAGLARIDHIFHGHGYTLTFTGAPVVFGAFPSLHAATATCESLFLSYFFPYKLRIGRFSVDVRIFYWGYSFWLYWCTMYLMHHYLIDLVAGGCLATLSFYVFRTEQIREAMEQRVADMEYAEHRRNQVPLPPSDNLRIARLAGEEAGQAAYEGRGWKMSQEIQRAILGDERDALSTATPFFALEETESAPGDVDVHSRGAAAA, from the coding sequence ATGTCACGGGTAGAGCGGCTCAAGTACGGCGCGATGCTGGTCATTGCCACGTTTGCGATTGTCATCGTCGAAGACCCGCCGTTCCCTTacaagctgctcgtgcCTTTGCTGTATTCGGCTGCGCTGTTGATTCCGATAACGAGCCAGTTTATCCTTCCAGCATCTCCCATTCTTTTGTGGCTCGTGCTCTACTACTCCTGCCGCTTTATTCCTGAAAGTACCCGCCCGCATATCTGGGTCTCGGTGCTGCCGACCCTGGAAACTATATGGTACGGCGCGAATATCAGTGATATTTTGACGCGGTTTGGACATCCACTGCTTGATGTCTTGGCATGGATTCCGTACGGCGTAGTCCACTTTATCGCGCCGTTTGTCGTTGCCTCGTTCATCTTTGTTTTTGCACCGCAAGGCAGCGTCAAAATGTTTGCAAACGCATTCGGATTTACAAACTTGGTCGGTGTGTTAATCCAAATTGCATTTCCTTGTGCCCCGCCGTGGTACGAACTGCGCGAGGGCCTGACTGCCGCCAATTACGGGATGCGCGGCTCCCCGGCaggccttgcgcgcattgatCACATCTTTCATGGGCATGGCTACACTCTTACCTTTACCGGTGCGCCTGTGGTATTCGGCGCATTTCCTTCgttgcacgccgcgaccGCGACGTGCGAGTCCCTCTTTTTGAGCTACTTCTTCCCGTACAAGTTACGCATTGGCCGCTTTTCCGTGGACGTGCGTATTTTCTATTGGGGATACAGTTTTTGGCTGTACTGGTGCACCATGTACCTGATGCACCACTACCTGATTGATCTTGTCGCGGGCGGTTGTCTCGCGACGCTCTCTTTCTATGTATTCCGCACAGAACAGATTCGCGAGGCgatggagcagcgcgttgCCGATATGGAATACGCAGAGCACAGGCGGAACCAAGTGCCACTGCCGCCGTCCGACAatttgcgcatcgcgcgacTCGCTGGCGAAGAAGCTGGGCAAGCCGCGTACGAGGGCAGGGGCTGGAAAATGTCGCAGGAAATCCAACGCGCAATACTCGGCGATGAAAGAGACGCCTTGTCGACTGCAACTCCTTTCTTCGCTCTTGAAGAGACCGAAAGCGCACCGGGCGACGTCGACGTCcattcgcgcggcgctgctgcagcgtag
- a CDS encoding uncharacterized protein (EggNog:ENOG503NWGM; COG:C) — protein MHEPILQTKSTPQDVRYWNTLDAFVKIYQREGLGAFYRGLFASLLGITHVAVQFPLYEWFKELAHKYEQRDTLGPGTILICSGGSKMVASIATYPHEVIRTRLQMISNSTHRQYTSFLQTVRYIYKHEGIRGFYRGMGVNLVRTVPNSGLTILTYEVILHYFATHASST, from the exons ATGCACGAGCCCATT CTGCAAACCAAGTCGACACCGCAAGACGTTCGCTACTGGAATACGCTTGATGCGTTTGTCAAAATATACCAACGCGAGGGCTTGGGTGCATTTTACCGTGGGCTTTTCGCGAGTCTTCTTGGCATTACCCACGTCGCTGTGCAATTTCCGCTGTATGAATGGTTTAaagagcttgcgcacaagTACGAGCAACGCGATACGCTCGGCCCGGGCACCATCTTGATCTGCAGCGGTGGTTCAAAAATGGTTGCGTCGATCGCCACATACCCCCACGAGGTAATCCGCACGCGGCTCCAGATGATCTCCAACTCGACTCATCGCCAGTATACAAGTTTCCTCCAAACGGTGCGATATATTTATAAACATGAGGGGATTCGCGGGTTTTACAGAGGCATGGGCGTAAATCTCGTGCGGACTGTCCCAAACTCGGGTCTCACGATCCTTACATACGAGGTGATCTTACATTACTTCGCTACGCACGCATCTTCTACGTAA
- the IML1 gene encoding vacuolar membrane-associated protein iml1 (EggNog:ENOG503NX2D; COG:T; BUSCO:EOG092604I8) produces the protein MAAAAPGRKEPSTLDMSAELADVHDDVRSRRITFWTHQPPNFSTYSFVLNPKVALPQVSDTELLGVTDDAGHAAISEGSSRMRTRVLVFKPAQALADTDVIAKQQQLQLSVATSIASLYGYTNRSEQILCRVSRAAFTIDHLELYFKDQYIGRSDMWRVANMLLDQCVYVSQKIQLPSGLRATIGKLYIDGERTQSGYIAPSTKTIFRSESAKYDLFIQMSKEMWEFDEGGEIYYEKILQGFLPDLLRKWEAISPNHVVSVILFTRVFYTEEEQAKQANLPVQQDAEGQFYADYYKVIVDLESNCNWPAVVRTLKEEFFRFQHDILLQPRTTQHAAPLEGHNDGTPTMGRVLVGEIAHAHRGNVLEAINLALNPYDQHYVDRDLTRTGFEVLIATAGTGSFFVDKRLLRTTTQRMAESGISLDLVCLTQMPLHTAPIFQFRSAPLSPDARHCSALRRSIQSETETPLYTDNTAHPNEMHTYYFLPYWINCSFYHVEQDMHFRSDRFVPRCRMDGLRLMELMGSGRQDLLIPYIHMKHEQNTPAQRRTARDMHDTDIFRPQTNGLSAPSFSKAPPMAEAVSRTTKEKRDAAVERSSFARRVRHSRSPNARHERHSAHSTRRSASSRTRTPRLDADAGYPGPSRSALSLLFDTSGKGLPLVAETVTELVAQVHASPHVASASGAWPTLWRHITSLSMRTRTRRVEQRTTARNASQLIGAALAGRFHEDDPVLQVQASDATQLSKSTPILLEPKQKETQPSTVHSLVNPSNLRTLGPYQDPVLLRWQHVFLGRAVQHTVKWWSMISPACLPLTTSYMPSDREFQTDWQDYPYTVSVHSDLHSFLLRRDSSTSAALAMLREMVLQRLSQGFQLVERTVPRPGTPAGPDADFFVQHPIELLRPGNFSTGEQICLTTTNQVHSLSYNRQAGMINVKRYIKRLPYSTAPIHYRCCIWPRNLRGYLVHNTTFAHPDPHSYNWTYLDSLVAGYEHKLRPSLRFWRARFVLVPSEGSPPPMTASTGEKLSDEEVRLVGIDRLAELFARVEYRAPNEPRSARGAVLRFLPTTLDPSSSMLDEAFLHALQGVADELSRRTTTKPKSVRRLARTRSLALLASDLRSSEAEVKVRDRLWHRVLYFNTIVGTDLVTWLCKTYADIRSREDAERFGRKLQKEGYLEHVLHAHAFHDGHYFYRLTNQAVLLDEHGEPQRQEARPKASKQAAPSRRVQMSRSMLIDLDPGKKSDRAEVAILHHDLAHNPDNGFNFQIHWLGATARLIEDVVQIWTRTVDRYGLRLVEAPIGQIKDVGCHSPFRAPLPIRLARAPPALETYAHLLDASRLLSDTDKMPEPRNDTECWLFRHVLARYATQADRLFEMALLRKFGFVLDQEASSRYPAHIEKVCSSRPLDFDYTQFVHRSGIAFVQVLGGEDGFLWLHNRLYTSHFHAHKAGAQQKSVAPPDADAERCAFQRFCENPTELATFYADVLAALRRLTR, from the exons atggcggcggcggcgcctgGACGCAAGGAGCCCTCGACGCTCGATATGTCAGCGGAGTTGGCGGATGTGCACGATGATGTGCGTTCACGGCGCATCACGTTCTGGACGCATCAGCCGCCAAATTTCTCAACGTACAGCTTTGTGCTGAACCCCAAAgtcgcgctgccgcaggTCTCGGACAcggagctgcttggcgtCACGGACGACGCAGGGCATGCCGCTATTTCGGAGGGATCGTCTCGGATGCGTACACGCGTGCTTGTATTTAAGCCTGCAcaggcgcttgccgatACGGATGTGATCGCGAAGCAGCAACAGCTGCAGCTGAGCGTCGCAACGAGCATTGCGTCTTTGTATGGCTATACCAACCGCAGCGAGCAAATTTTGTGCCGtgtatcgcgcgcggcattcaCGATCGATCATTTAGAGCTTTATTTTAAGGACCAGTACATCGGGCGCTCCGACATGTGGCGCGTCGCGAACATGTTGCTGGACCAGTGCGTGTACGTGAGCCAGAAAATTCAGCTGCCGTCGGGGTTACGCGCGACGATCGGCAAGCTGTACATcgatggcgagcgcacTCAGTCCGGCTACATTGCGCCGTCTACAAAAACCATCTTCCGCTCTGAATCGGCCAAGTACGACCTTTTCATCCAAATGTCCAAGGAAATGTGGGAGTTTGACGAGGGCGGCGAGATTTACTACGAAAAGATTTTGCAGGGCTTTTTGCCTGACCTGCTCCGCAAGTGGGAGGCCATCTCGCCGAACCATGTCGTCTCTGTCATTTTGTTCACGCGCGTGTTCTACACAGAAGAGGAGCAGGCAAAGCAGGCGAATTTGCCGGTGCAGCAGGACGCCGAGGGACAGTTTTATGCAGACTACTACAAAGTCATCGTCGACTTGGAGTCAAACTGTAACTGGCCGGCTgttgtgcgcacgctgaAGGAAGAGTTTTTCCGGTTCCAGCACGATATACTGCTCCAGCCCCGGACGacgcagcacgccgcgccgcttgaGGGGCACAATGATGGCACGCCCACGATGGGGCGCGTCTTGGTGGGCGAaattgcgcacgcgcacaggGGCAATGTTCTTGAGGCCATCAATTTAGCGCTCAATCCGTACGACCAACACTATGTCGACCGCGACTTGACGCGCACGGGCTTCGAGGTGCTGATTGCGACTGCGGGCACAGGCAGTTTCTTCGTGGACAAGCGGCTGCTCCGCACCACGACCCAGCGCATGGCAGAATCAGGTATCTCGCTCGACCTCGTGTGCCTTACACAgatgccgctgcacactgCACCCATCTTTCAATTTCGCTCCGCGCCTCTCTCGCCCGACGCCAGACATTGCTCTgctctgcggcgctccataCAGAGTGAGACAGAGACCCCGCTGTACACGGACAATACCGCGCATCCCAACGAGATGCACACCTACTATTTCCTGCCCTACTGGATCAACTGCAGCTTTTACCACGTCGAACAGGATATGCACTTTCGCAGCGATCGGTTTGtgccgcgatgcaggaTGGACGGACTGCGCTTGATGGAGCTGATGGGCAGCGGGCGCCAGGATCTCTTGATTCCTTACATACACATGAAACACGAGCAAAACACGCCtgcacagcgacgcactgcgcgcgacatgcaCGACACGGATATCTTTCGCCCCCAAACGAACGGTCTGTCTGCCCCGTCGTTTTccaaagcgccgcccatggcCGAGGCCGTGTCGCGCACTACAAAGGAAAAACGCGACGCGGCTGTCGAGCGCAGTTcgtttgcgcggcgcgtgcgacaCAGCCGCTCGCCAAACGCACGGCACGAGCGGCACAGTGCCCACAGCActcggcgcagcgcatccagtcgcacgcgcacgccgcgccttgaTGCAGACGCAGGCTACCCCgggccgtcgcgctcggccttgTCTCTGCTCTTTGACACCAGCGGCAAAGGCCTGCCACTGGTGGCTGAGACCGTGACCGAGCTTGTAGCGCAGGTACATGCATCGCCGCACGTTGCGTCCGCGTCTGGGGCGTGGCCCACACTATGGAGACACATCACGTCGCTAAGCATGCGCACACGGACACGGCGTGTCGAGCAGAGGAccactgcgcgcaatgcgtcACAGCTGatcggcgcagcgctcgcagGGCGGTTCCACGAGGATGATCCTGTGCTGCAAGTGCAAGCCAGTGACGCAACACAGCTCTCCAAGTCGACGCCGATCCTGCTTGAGCCCAAACAGAAAGAGACACAGCCATCTACGGTGCACTCCTTGGTCAACCCCTCGAATTTGCGCACCTTGGGACCGTACCAGGACCCtgtcttgctgcgctggcaGCACGTATTTCTAGGGCGCGCTGTCCAGCACACAGTCAAGTGGTGGTCGATGATATCGCCCGCGTGCCTGCCGCTGACTACGAGCTACATGCCCAGCGATCGCGAGTTCCAAACTGACTGGCAGGACTACCCTTACACGGTTTCCGTTCACTCCGACCTCCATTCATTCCTCCTACGCCGCGATTCCAGTACGTCGGCGGCActtgcgatgctgcgcgaaatggttctgcagcgcctctcGCAGGGGTTTCAGCTTGTGGAGCGCACTGTGCCACGCCCAGGCACGCCCGCCGGCCCCGACGCCGATTTTTTCGTCCAGCACCCCATTGAGCTCCTGCGCCCGGGCAACTTTTCTACAGGCGAGCAGATCTGCCTCACAACCACGAACCAAGTCCACTCTTTGTCCTACAACCGCCAAGCAGGCATGATCAACGTCAAGCGCTACATCAAGCGACTCCCGTACTCTACGGCACCGATCCACTACCGCTGTTGCATTTGGCCGCGCAATCTGCGCGGCTACCTAGTGCACAATACCACCTTTGCACACCCCGATCCTCACAGCTACAACTGGACGTATCTAGACTCACTTGTCGCAGGCTACGAGCACAAGCTGCGTccctcgctgcgcttttggcgcgccagATTCGTGCTCGTGCCTTCCGAAGGCTCGCCACCGCCCATGACGGCGAGCACGGGCGAGAAGCTGAGCGACGAAGAGGTGCGGCTTGTCGGCATCGATCGCCTCGCGGAGCTCTTTGCCAGGGTGGAGTACCGCGCCCCAAACGAGCCGCGGTCTGCGCGTGGCGCCGTCTTGCGGTTTTTGCCCACGACGCTGGACCCGTCTAGCagcatgctcgacgaggcaTTTTTGCATGCATTGCAAGGCGTCGCTGACGAGctctcgcggcgcacgacCACGAAGCCGAAAAGTGTACGCCGCTTGGCACGCACACGATCacttgcgctcctcgctTCGGATCTGCGGTCGAGCGAGGCAGAGGTCAAGGTGCGCGATCGGCTCTGGCACCGCGTTCTGTATTTCAACACGATTGTCGGCACGGATTTGGTCACCTGGCTATGCAAGACGTACGCTGATATTCGGTCGCGCGAGGATGCAGAACGCTTCGGACGGAAGCTGCAAAAGGAAGGGTACTTGGAGCATGTATTGCACGCCCACGCCTTCCACGATGGGCATTATTTTTACCGGCTCACCAACCAAGCGGTGCTCCTcgacgagcacggcgagccgcAAAGGCAGGAAGCACGTCCGAAAGCTAGCAAACAGGCTGCACCAAgtcggcgcgtgcaaatgAGCCGCTCGATGCTGATCGATTTAGACCCTGGAAAAAAAAGCGACCGCGCAGAAGTTGCTATTTTACACCACGATCTTGCGCACAATCCCGATAACGGGTTTAACTTCCAGATCCACTGGCTCGGGGCTACCGCGCGCTTGATCGAGGACGTGGTACAGATATGGACTCGCACCGTGGACCGCTACGGACTCCGGCTTGTCGAGGCGCCGATTGGGCAGATCAAAGACGTGGGGTGCCACAGCCCATttcgtgcgccgctgccgatTCGTCTCGCACGggcgccgccagcgctgGAAACGTACGCACACCTCCTGgacgcctcgcgcttgctgaGCGACACAGACAAGATGCCAGAGCCGCGCAACGACACAGAGTGCTGGTTGTTCCGACACGTGCTTGCACGGTACGCCACGCAGGCAGACCGGCTCTTCGAGATGGCACTTTTGCGCAAGTTTGGCTTTGTTCTTGACCAAGAAGCGTCGAGCCGCTACCCTGCGCACATCGAGAAAGTATGCTCTTCGCGGCCCTTGGACTTTGATTATACCCAGTTTGTTCACCGCTCCGGCATTGCGTTCGTGCaggtgctcggcggcgaAGATGGATTCTTGTG GCTGCACAACCGCTTATATACCTCACATTTCCATGCACACAAGGCAGGGGCGCAGCAGAAAAgtgtcgcgccgccggaTGCAGACGCGGAGCGCTGTGCATTCCAGCGCTTCTGCGAAAATCCCACCGAGCTTGCCACATTCTATGCAGATGTGCTCGCGGCGTTGCGACGCCTCACGAGATAG